In Metopolophium dirhodum isolate CAU unplaced genomic scaffold, ASM1992520v1 scaffold4, whole genome shotgun sequence, the following proteins share a genomic window:
- the LOC132953441 gene encoding uncharacterized protein LOC132953441: MTVRNYVKKRSGPSYTPNDLEKAVNAVKSGSLTYNQAFEEFNVPKAVVFNRIKGRKTPMSCTKAGRSRVFSDEIELVLEKCLIARSKMGYPCDKNEFKELVGHFIKQSNFITPFKNGIPGDDWYYGFMKWHPKLSFKKPEQLQKVRKDARKPEVVYDFYEKLMDVVVANNMQNRPEFFFNADKSGFHTDPSKLKAIGEKGQPFNRIVGGSGRESISVLACVSADGKYLPPLIVFKGCAVQARWTSPKAYPGTFYAVSKNGWMEESVFFNWFSQCFVHHVQQLRQYNNNESQTALLLFDGHCSHISIRIFLVI, from the exons ggtGAGAAATTATGTGAAAAAACGAAGTGGCCCTAGTTATACTCCAAATGATTTAGAAAAAGCTGTGAATGCTGTTAAAAGCGGAAGTCTTACATATAATCAAGCTTTTGAAGAATTTAATGTTCCTAAGGCAGTAGTTTTTAACCGTATAAAAGGAAGAAAAACTCCAATGTCATGTACAAAAGCTGGTCGGTCTCGTGTTTTCTCTGATGAGATAGAATTAGtacttgaaaaatgtttaatagcTAGATCAAAAATGGGTTATCCATgcgataaaaatgaatttaaagaattagttggacattttattaagcaAAGTAATTTTATCACACCATTTAAAAATGGTATTCCTGGAGATGACTGGTATTACGGATTTATGAAATGGCATcctaaattatcatttaaaaaacctGAACAACTACAAAAAGTAAGAAAAGATGCTAGAAAGCCAGAAGTAGTATacgatttttatgaaaaactgATGGATGTTGTTGTGGCAAATAATATGCAGAATCGCCCAGAGTTCTTTTTTAATGCAGATAAGAGTGGGTTCCACACAGACCCTTCAAAACTAAAAGCAATTGGTGAAAAAGGACAACCTTTTAATCGTATAGTTGGAGGTTCAGGTAGAGAATCAATTTCTGTATTAGCATGTGTATCAGCTGATGGTAAATATTTACCACCATTAATAGTTTTCAAAGGATGTGCCGTTCAAGCTCGATGGACCTCACCTAAAGCCTATccag gAACATTTTATGCTGTTAGTAAGAACGGTTGGATGGAAGAGTCTGTATTTTTTAACTGGTTTAGTCAGTGTTTTGTTCATCATGTACAACAACTTcgtcaa